In Methanobacterium veterum, a single genomic region encodes these proteins:
- a CDS encoding type II toxin-antitoxin system VapC family toxin, protein MIFIDSSFFIASIIKRDQWHNRVPEIFPEIKGNKKITSVLALSEAVTLAGSLGGGKKGALLYNYIIDNHEVVYVDKDLSFKAMETFLQYNGSLSFADVVSLEIMQLVGADTIVSFDSDFDKVKGIRRIH, encoded by the coding sequence TCATTGCATCTATTATTAAAAGGGATCAGTGGCATAATCGAGTTCCTGAAATTTTTCCAGAAATAAAGGGAAATAAAAAAATAACATCTGTTTTAGCACTTTCAGAGGCCGTAACTCTAGCTGGAAGTTTAGGTGGGGGTAAAAAAGGTGCACTGCTTTACAATTATATAATTGATAATCATGAAGTGGTTTATGTGGATAAGGATCTAAGTTTCAAGGCTATGGAAACTTTCCTTCAATATAACGGTAGCCTTTCTTTTGCAGATGTTGTTTCCTTAGAAATTATGCAGCTTGTTGGGGCAGATACTATTGTTTCATTTGATTCTGATTTTGATAAAGTGAAAGGAATCAGAAGAATACATTAA